TTTCGGCTATCAGATGCGCTTTGATCTGCAAGCAGGCTTTCCCGCGGTTACGACCAAGAAGCTGCATCTGAAATCCGTGGTCCATGAGCTGCTGTGGTTTATTCGCGGGGAAACCAATGTCCGCCCGTTGCAAGAGCACGGAGTGAGGATCTGGGACGAGTGGGCGGATGCGAGTGGTGAGCTCGGACCGGTCTATGGCGCACAATGGCGCGCCTGGCGCACGGCCGAGGGCGGGCGGGTCGACCAACTCAACGACGTCGTGCATGCGATTAAAACCAATCCGGATTCGCGGCGCCTGATCGTCAGCGCTTGGAACGTCGGTGAAATCGGAAAGATGGCGCTCGCCCCGTGCCATCTCTTGTTTCAGTTCTACGTGGCCGAGGGTCGCTTGTCTTGCCAGCTCTATCAGCGCAGTGCGGACATTTTCCTGGGCCTGCCGTTCAATATCGCTTCCTATGCTTTGTTAACCGCGATGGTGGCGCAGGTGACAGGCTTGGCGCCGGGCGAACTCGTGCACACGCTCGGAGACGCGCACCTTTATCTCAACCACCAGCAACAGGCCATGGAGCAGATGTCGCGTCACCCTTACCCGGCACCACGCCTACGGCTCAGTCCGCACCGGGGATCGCTCTGCGAGTTCACATTCGATGATATCGAGATCGCCGACTACCGCCACCATTCCGCGATCCTAGCCCCGATCGCCGTCTAACGGTGGCAAACTCTTCGCTGTCGATCATCGTGGCGATGACCAGCCGGCGTGTGATTGGCGCGCACGGCGCCTTACCGTGGCGTCTCCCCGCCGATTTAAAGCGCTTTAAGGCGCTCACGATGGGGAAGCCGGTGCTCATGGGGCGCAAGACCCACGAGTCCATCGGCCGCGTGCTCCCGGGACGCACCAACATCGTGATGAGCCGCAACCCGGCCCTGAGCATTTCGGGTTGCATCGTGGTCCCAAGCATGGAAGCGGTCCTCGCCTGGGCACGAGGTTGTGAGGAGATCATGGTCATCGGCGGAGGCAGTGTCTATGCCGCCGCGCTTCCGCTTGCTGAGTATATCTATTTAACCGAGATCCACACCGAGGTTGACGGGGATACGTACTTTCCCCATTACGATCGCGGTGACTGGATCGAGCAGTCCCGGCAGGACTTTCCGGCCGACGAAACCCATCGCATTGCGCATAGCTTTATCGTACTCAAACGGCGCTAAGCGAGCCCGGAGGGACGGTACAGCGTTACGCTTTGACGCT
This portion of the Pseudomonadota bacterium genome encodes:
- a CDS encoding thymidylate synthase — translated: MRQYLALIEHVLEHGVRKSDRTGVGTLSVFGYQMRFDLQAGFPAVTTKKLHLKSVVHELLWFIRGETNVRPLQEHGVRIWDEWADASGELGPVYGAQWRAWRTAEGGRVDQLNDVVHAIKTNPDSRRLIVSAWNVGEIGKMALAPCHLLFQFYVAEGRLSCQLYQRSADIFLGLPFNIASYALLTAMVAQVTGLAPGELVHTLGDAHLYLNHQQQAMEQMSRHPYPAPRLRLSPHRGSLCEFTFDDIEIADYRHHSAILAPIAV
- a CDS encoding dihydrofolate reductase; this encodes MTSRRVIGAHGALPWRLPADLKRFKALTMGKPVLMGRKTHESIGRVLPGRTNIVMSRNPALSISGCIVVPSMEAVLAWARGCEEIMVIGGGSVYAAALPLAEYIYLTEIHTEVDGDTYFPHYDRGDWIEQSRQDFPADETHRIAHSFIVLKRR